A DNA window from Sulfitobacter noctilucicola contains the following coding sequences:
- a CDS encoding 5-guanidino-2-oxopentanoate decarboxylase has translation MAEQIRPLGAQISHMLKDRGVDVIFGIPGVHNQEMYRGIEEAGIQHVLARHEQGAGFMADGYARATGKPGVAYVITGPGVCNIMTPMGQAYSDSVPMLVISSCLDEVAAKRGQLHQMKDQRAAAETVCDWSEEARTPQAAYALIDRAFMEFETRRARSKHVQVPIQLLEAEAAPAPEMANAELAGEMRRDALAVRRIADALMSAQRPVMVLGGGATTGASLYPKLAEQVGAAVFTSYAGRGIMPPEHPLSFGAVLARPESERVIASADLILVVGCELAEVDLWRDNLGGDAPIIRVDIDPAVLASQQRAQDSVVLGEAYETMEAVLDAVEGHEPATGWTPQEITKTRARWRAETDAERPGIVPICDALRDAVPADTMIYSDMTQFAYVAKEVWDMDRPAHWHHPYGFGTLGYATPAAIGGAVARRGKPTMAIIGDYGFHYTVQELGVAVELGLSLPIILWDNGKLGEIEDSMVRAQIAPNAVVARNPDFVKLAEAFGARAAAPQTLEEMQTAVRQAFDAEGPTLIYLTPALTA, from the coding sequence ATGGCTGAACAAATCCGCCCCCTTGGCGCACAGATATCCCATATGTTGAAAGATCGCGGGGTAGATGTCATCTTTGGCATTCCCGGTGTGCACAATCAGGAAATGTACCGCGGCATCGAAGAGGCGGGTATCCAGCACGTTCTGGCCCGCCACGAGCAGGGCGCAGGGTTTATGGCCGACGGCTATGCGCGGGCGACAGGCAAGCCAGGGGTGGCTTATGTGATCACCGGACCGGGGGTGTGCAACATCATGACGCCGATGGGGCAAGCCTATTCGGATAGCGTGCCGATGCTGGTAATCTCGTCATGCTTGGATGAAGTCGCGGCCAAGCGCGGGCAATTGCACCAGATGAAGGACCAGCGCGCCGCGGCCGAGACAGTATGTGACTGGTCCGAAGAGGCGCGCACCCCGCAGGCGGCCTATGCGTTGATCGACCGCGCTTTTATGGAGTTTGAAACGCGGCGTGCCCGGTCCAAGCATGTGCAGGTGCCGATCCAGCTTTTGGAGGCTGAGGCCGCGCCCGCGCCCGAAATGGCCAACGCTGAACTTGCCGGAGAGATGCGACGCGATGCTTTGGCGGTGCGCCGTATCGCGGATGCGCTGATGTCGGCGCAGCGGCCCGTCATGGTGCTTGGGGGCGGTGCCACTACGGGTGCATCGCTCTATCCAAAGCTGGCCGAACAGGTGGGGGCTGCCGTCTTCACCAGCTACGCCGGACGCGGCATCATGCCGCCAGAGCATCCTCTGTCCTTCGGTGCCGTTCTGGCACGACCGGAATCCGAGCGGGTAATCGCGAGCGCTGATCTGATACTCGTGGTCGGCTGTGAACTGGCCGAAGTGGACCTGTGGCGTGACAATCTGGGCGGTGATGCACCGATCATCCGGGTCGATATTGATCCTGCCGTGCTTGCTAGCCAACAGCGCGCGCAGGACAGCGTTGTGTTGGGCGAGGCCTATGAGACGATGGAGGCGGTGTTGGATGCCGTTGAAGGACATGAGCCCGCAACCGGATGGACACCGCAGGAAATCACCAAGACCCGCGCCCGTTGGCGTGCCGAGACAGATGCCGAGCGGCCCGGTATCGTGCCGATTTGCGATGCGCTGCGCGATGCAGTGCCAGCCGACACCATGATCTACTCCGACATGACACAGTTCGCCTATGTGGCGAAAGAGGTATGGGATATGGACCGCCCCGCACATTGGCACCATCCTTACGGCTTTGGCACGCTGGGCTATGCGACCCCTGCCGCCATTGGCGGGGCAGTGGCGCGGCGCGGCAAACCCACGATGGCGATCATCGGGGATTACGGGTTTCACTATACTGTGCAGGAACTTGGCGTGGCGGTCGAACTCGGGCTGAGCCTGCCAATCATCCTGTGGGACAATGGCAAGCTGGGCGAGATTGAGGACAGCATGGTGCGGGCACAAATTGCGCCCAATGCAGTGGTGGCGCGCAACCCTGACTTCGTGAAGCTCGCAGAGGCCTTTGGTGCACGCGCGGCGGCACCGCAGACGCTGGAAGAGATGCAGACGGCGGTTCGGCAGGCGTTCGACGCGGAGGGTCCGACGCTCATTTATCTGACGCCGGCACTCACCGCGTAG